A stretch of Pangasianodon hypophthalmus isolate fPanHyp1 chromosome 9, fPanHyp1.pri, whole genome shotgun sequence DNA encodes these proteins:
- the LOC113524646 gene encoding NLR family CARD domain-containing protein 3-like, with the protein MTSNMSVSGKQDLKKDERMMEGKRSDSPEPSCVSMKSEESMGFPLNFRDRGSSTDVRPKKKKSDISRNQLESIFKELEHKVITLIKNELKRFRKLLSPDYPACTEREVEDEEDLHSVREGALKITLHVLKNMNHTDLANILHNKSVASVYQPKLKSNLREKCKRINEGISQHGSSALLNEIYTELYITEGWSGDHNNEHEVRQIETASRRPATQETPIKCNDLFKDKSIRTVLTKGVAGIGKTVSVQKFILDWAEGKANQDVTFMFPLPFRELNLMKQQNLSLMNLLHHLFPEMRKLQLIDSYKVVLIFDGLDECRLPLNFQNNERLCDVTESVSVDVLLTNLIKGDLLPSALLWITSRPGAANQIPPECVDQVTEVRGFSDPQKEDYFRKRISDQSLANKIITHMKSSRSLYIMCHIPVFCWISATVLERMLVETESGEIPKTLTQMFTHVLIFQIKHKDQKYHQNCDPDPQQTRESILALGKLAFHQLEKGNLIFYEEDLRECGIDVREVSVYSGVCTQIFREEFGLHLGKVFSFVHLSVQEFLAALYAFLSFISRNVTEQQTTYLSVLFRKSNMSDFLRSAVDKALQSENGHLDLFLRFLLGLSLESNQTLLRGIMPQTGSSSHSKQETVEYIKEKIRENPSPEKAINLFHCLNELNDHSLVQEVQTYLNRGDYFCLSGSRLSPAQWSALVFVLLNSEQELEEFNLRKYDPSDECLLSLLPVVKASRKAVLHWCNLTEESCRALSSVLSSNSSSLRELDLSNNKLQDSGVKLLSAGLENPHCTLEILELRDCNLTEKSCRVLSSVLSSNSSSLRELDLSYNKLQDSGVKLLSAGLENPHCTLEILRMLGCSITDEGCAALASALRSNSSSHLRELDLNGNNPGESGVKLLSDLLKDPHCKLEALLIKDRKLTRTSI; encoded by the exons accaaaaaagaagaaatcagacatcagcagaaatcagttggagtccatattcaag gagctggaacacaaagtcatcactctgataaagaatgagctgaagaggtttaggaagctcctgagtccagattacccagcatgcactgagagggaggtggaggatgaggaggatctgcacagtgtcagagagggagcgctgaagatcacactgcacgtcctgaagaacatgaaccacacagatcttgCTAACATACTGCAtaaca agtctgtggcctctgtgtatcagccaaagttgaaatccaacctgagagagaagtgtaaaagaattaatgaaggaatctcacagcatggaagctcagcacttctgaatgagatctacacagagctctacatcacagagggttggagtggagaccacaataatgaacatgaggtgagacagattgagacagcgtccaggagaccagcaacacaggaaaCACCCATCAAATGcaatgacctctttaaagacaagtccatcagaactgtgctgactaaaggagttgctggaattggaaaaacagtctctgtgcagaagttcattctggactgggctgaaggaaaagcaaatcaggacgtcaccttcatgtttccacttccctttagagagctgaatttgatgaagcagcaaaatctcagtctgatgaatcttcttcatcaccttttcccagaaatgagaaaactacaattaatagactcctacaaagtggtgttgatctttgatggtctggatgagtgtcgacttcctctaaatttccagaacaatgagagattgtgtgatgtgacagagtcagtctcagtggatgtgctgctgacaaacctcatcaagggggatctgcttccctctgctctcctctggataacctctcgaccaggagcagccaatcagatccctcctgagtgcgtagaccaggtaacagaggtacgaggatttagtgatcctcagaaagaggattacttcaggaagaggatcagtgatcagagcctggccaataaaatcatcacacacatgaagtcatcaagaagcctctacatcatgtgccacatcccagtcttctgctggatttcagccactgttctagagagaatgttggttgaaacagagagtggagagatccccaagactctgactcaaatgttcacacacgtcctgatctttcagatcaaacacaaggaccaaaagtaccatcagaactgtgaccctgatcctcagcagaccagagagagtatcctggccctgggaaaactggctttccaccagctggagaaaggaaacctgatcttctatgaggaagacctgagagagtgtggcattgatgtcagagaagtgtccgtgtactcaggagtgtgtacccaaatcttcagagaggagtttgggcttcacctggggaaggtgttcagctttgtacatctgagtgttcaggagtttctggctgctttatatgcatttctctccttcatcagcagaaatgtaacagaacaacaaaccACTTATCTGTCAGTTCTTTTCAGAaagtcaaacatgtctgatttcctcaggagtgcagtggacaaggccttacagagtgagaatggacacctggacctgttccttcgcttccttctgggtctctccctggagtccaatcagactctcttacgaggcataatgccacagacaggaagcagctctcacagcaaacaggaaacagtcgagtacatcaaggagaagatcagggagaatccatctccagagaaagccatcaatctgttccactgtctgaatgaactgaatgatcattctctagtgcaggaagtacaaactTACCTGAACAGAGGAGATTACTTTTGTCTCAGTGGAAgcagactctctcctgctcagtggtcagctctggtgtttgtgttactgaactcagaacaggagctggaggagtttAATTTGAGGAAATATGACCCATCAGATGAATGTCTTCTGAGtctgctgccagtggtcaaagcctccagaaaagctgt gCTGCATtggtgtaatctgacagaggaaagctgtagagctctgtcctcagttctcagctcaaactcctccagtctgagagaactggacctgagtaacaataaactgcaggattcaggagtgaagctgctctctgctggactggagaatccacactgtacactggagatactgga gctgcgtgactgtaatctgacagagaaaagctgtagagttctgtcctcagttctcagctcaaactcctccagtctgagagaactggacctgagttacaataaactgcaggattcaggagtgaagctgctctctgctggactggagaatccacactgtacactggagatcctgag gatgttgggctgcagtattacagatgaaggttgtgctgctctggcttcagctctgaggtcaaactcctcatcacacctgagagaactggatctgaatggtaataatccaggagaatcaggagtgaagctgctctctgatctactgaaggatccacactgtaaactggaggcACTACt AATTAAGGACCGTAAACTCACCAGGACTAGCATATGA
- the LOC117597958 gene encoding NACHT, LRR and PYD domains-containing protein 3-like, translating into MTSNMSVSGKQDLKKDERMMEGKRSDSPEPSCVSMKSDESIGRIISFRDRDSSTDVRPQKNKSNISKNQLESIFKELEHKVITLIKNELKRFRKLLSPDYPACTEREIEDEEDLHSVREGVLKITLHVLKNMNHTDLANTLHNKCVASVHQPKLKSNLREKFKRINEGISQHGSSALLNEIYTELYITEGWSGDVNNEHEVRQIETASRRPATQETAIKCNDLFKDKSIRSVLTKGVAGIGKTVSVQKFILDWAEGKANQDVFLLFPLPFRELNLMKQKNLSLMNLLHHFFPEMRELQLIDSYKVMLIFDGLDECRLPLNFQNNERLCDVTESASVDVLLTNLIKGNLLPSALLWITSRPGAANQIPPECVDQVTEVRGFNDPQKEEYFRKRISDQHLANKIISHMKSSRSLYIMCHIPVFCWISATVLERMLGEAESGEIPKTLTEMFTHFLIFQIKHKDQKYHQKCDPDPQQTRESILALGKLAFQQLEKGNLIFYEEDLRECGIDVREVSVYSGVCTQIFREEFGLHLGKVFSFVHLSVQEFLAALYAFLSFISRTVTEQQTTDLSDLFRKSNMSDFLRSAVDKALQSENGHLDLFLRFLLGLSLESNQTLLRGLMPQTGSSSHSKQEMVKYIKKKIRDNASPEKSINLFHCLNELNDHSLVQEVQTYLNRGGYKCLSGTRLSPAQWSALVFVLLNSEQELDEFNLRKYDPSEECLLRLLPVVKASRTAVLWKCNLTEKSCSVLSSVLSSNSSSLSELNLSDNKLQDSGVKLLSAGLENPHCTLEILSLCECNLTEESCRVLSSVLSSNSSSLRELDLSGNKLQDSGVKLLSAGLENPHCTLEILRLRGCNLTEKSCRVLSSVLSSNSSSLKELDLSNNKLQDSGVKLLSAGLENPHCTLEILRMHYCSITDDVCAALASALRSNSSSHLTELDLKGNNPGESGVKLLSDLLKDPHCKLETLQIKDRKFIRTGV; encoded by the exons aatgatggagggaaagagatcagactcaccagaacccagctgtgtgtccatgaagagtgacgaGTCAATTGGACGCATAATCtccttcagagacagagacagttctactgatgtgag accacaaaaaaataaatcaaacatcagcaaaaatcagttggagtccatattcaag gagctggaacacaaagtcatcactctgataaagaatgagctgaagaggtttaggaagctcctgagtccagattacccagcatgcactgagagggagatagaggatgaggaggatttgcacagtgtcagagagggagtgctgaagatcacactgcacgtcctgaagaacatgaaccacacagatctcgctaacacactgcacaaca agtgtgtggcctctgtgcatcAGCCAAAGTTGAAAtccaacctgagagagaagtttaaaagaattaatgaaggaatctcacaacatggaagctcagcacttctgaatgagatctacacagagctctacatcacagagggttggagtggagacgtcaataatgaacatgaggtgagacagattgagacagcgtccaggagaccagcaacacaggagacagccatcaaatgtaatgacctctttaaagacaagtccatcagaagtgtgctgactaaaggagttgctggaattggaaaaacagtctctgtgcagaagttcattctggactgggctgaaggaaaagcaaatcaggatgtCTTCCTtttgtttccacttccctttagagagctgaatttgatgaagcagaaaaatctcagtcttatgaatcttcttcatcactttttcccagaaatgagagAACTACAATTAATAGACTCCTACAAAGTGAtgttgatctttgatggtctggatgagtgtcgacttcctctaaatttccagaacaatgagagattgtgtgatgtgacagagtcagcctcagtggatgtgctgctgacaaacctcatcaaggggaatctgcttccttctgctctcctctggataacctctcgaccaggagcagccaatcagatccctcctgagtgtgtagaccaggtaacagaggtacgagggttcaatgatcctcagaaagaggagtacttcaggaagaggatcagtgatcagcacctggccaataaaatcatctcacacatgaagtcttcaagaagcctctacatcatgtgccacatcccagtcttctgctggatttcagccactgttctagagagaatgttgggtgaagcagaaagtggagagatccccaagactctgactgaaatgttcacacacttcctgatctttcagatcaaacacaaagaccaaaagtaccatcagaaatgtgaccctgatcctcagcagaccagagagagtatcctggccctgggaaaactggctttccaacagctggagaaaggaaacctgatcttctatgaggaagacctgagagagtgtggcattgatgtcagagaagtgtccgtgtactcaggagtgtgtacccaaatcttcagagaggagtttgggcttcacctggggaaggtgttcagctttgtacatctgagtgttcaggagtttctggctgctttatatgcatttctctccttcatcagcagaactgtaacagaacaacaaactactgatctgtctgatcttttcagaaagtcaaacatgtctgatttcctcaggagtgcagtggacaaggccttacagagtgagaatggacacctggacctgttcctccgcttccttctgggtctctccctggagtccaatcagactctcttacgaggcttaatgccacagacaggaagcagctctcacagcaaacaggaaatggtCAAGTACATCAAGAAGAAGATCAGGGACAAtgcatctccagagaaatccatcaatctgttccactgtctgaatgaactgaatgatcattctctagtgcaggaagtacaaactTACCTGAACAGAGGAGGTTACAAGTGTCTCAGTGGAaccagactctctcctgctcagtggtcagctctggtgtttgtgttactgaactcagaacaggagctggatgagtttaatttgaggaaatatgacccatcagaggaatgtcttctgaggctgctgccagtggtcaaagcctccagaacagctgt gctgtggaagtgtaatctgacagagaaAAGCTGTAGTGTTCTGTcttcagttctcagctcaaactcctccagtctgagtgaactgaacctgagtgacaataaactgcaggattcaggagtgaagctgctctctgctggactggagaatccacactgtacactggagatactgag cCTGTGTGaatgtaatctgacagaggaaagctgtagagttctgtcctcagttctcagctcaaactcctccagtctgagagaactggacctgagtggaaataaactgcaggattcaggagtgaagctgctctctgctggactggagaatccacactgtacactggagatactgag gctgcgtgggtgtaatctgacagagaaaagctgtagagttctgtcctcagttctcagctcaaactcctccagtctgaaagaactggacctgagtaacaataaactgcaggattcaggagtgaagctgctctctgctggactggagaatccacactgtacactggagatactgag gatgcattactgcagtattacagatgacgtttgtgctgctctggcttcagctctgaggtcaaactcctcatcacacctgacaGAACTGGATCTGAAGggtaataatccaggagaatcaggagtgaagctgctctctgatctactgaaggatccacactgtaaactggagacactaca aaTTAAGGATCGTAAATTCATCAGGACTGGCGTATGA